GCTGTCTGCATAGCGAGTGTCATCGCCAGTGGCTGATAGCACGACGGGCACTGTGCCCGCTGCAACCTGTCCCAGGTCGGTGGCAACGCCTACTGACTCTGGACCATCTGCGGTTTGGTAGGGGCGATAGGCCGATTTGGCGGCGTAAAGCAGAGCGGGGATAATCTGCGGTGCAATCGACTCCTCGAAGTACTCACTGGGTTCAAAGAAGTCAGTCCCCAATTCCCAGGTGTAGCTGGGGACGCCAAAAGTGCCGTAGGCCCAATCGTCTGTCGTCCCGTCAGTGGGATAGAGACCAATGGATTGATAAATATCGTAGGGCGTGCCGTTGCTGGCTGTGTAGTAGCCGAACTTGAGGCCCAAATTGCGCAGTCCTTCCCGGTTAGGAGCAGGATCATACGTAGAACCCCAGGGATAGAGAACTGTATTGCCGTAGCTGTGCAGGTCAATGAACAGGCCAGAGGCATTCTCATCGGCTGGGGTGGTTTGGCTTGCGCCTTGCCGGCCTGGGAACAGGGTTCCAACAAAGTCTTCAACCGCTTTGGTCTCCGGCTCTGAGGCTGGCGAGGCACCTCGGTAAGTTAGATCTGCTGGATCGCCACTGGAACCGCCCGGAACTGTGCCCCATCGAAAGTCGTGGTTGCGATTGAGGTCAACGCCGTAGTCGGGGAAGGGAGCTGGATCCACGCCAGGGGGGACCTTAGGGTTAGTGTTTTTGCGCCAGGAGTAACCCTGCTCTGCAAACTTACGGCCGTCTGGGTTAACGACTGGGTTGAGGTCGAGCTGGAAGTAGTCGAGGATCCAGGTGATATCGGCGTTTTTGCCATAGTTAGTCACCAAATATTCGGCAAAGCGAGTCAGCACCTCATTGGTGGAGTACTCGCGAGCGTGAATACCGGCCTCGACATACAGGACTGGCTTGTCGCCCGGCACCGTGACGTTCTTGTTGGTCAGTTCCAGAACTCGCAGGTCATAACCTGGATCGCCGCCTGGTGTAATTTTGTCGTAGCTGTCGCCAATATCGATCCAGCTCGCAATATTGGGATTCGCTGAGGCCAGCTGAGAGAGATCCCGGTAGGTTTGTTCGACTGTGCGGTAACTGGTGAAGCCAGGAATGACATTCTCTGTAATTTCAACTGGAACGTCATTAACGATTAGGCCGTTGTAATCGCTGTCTTCGCTGCTAACCGTGACCTCTACTGAACTGGTCTGCTCATTGCCCTCTTCAATGTCATCAGCCACAGCTGTGACCGTACGGGCTTGAGGAATCAGCCAATTGTCAGGGGTGAAGGTAATTGGGGCGATGGCCTGTAATTGGCTTCTGTCAGCATTGAAAGTGAGGGTGACATCCGAAGTTGGCCTGCTGTTGAGGCTGAATTGAAAGCTTAGGGGGTCCGAAACGTTATCTTCGCTAACGCCAACTAGACTGGTCGGTGCCACAACACCAATAGGCAGAGCATCAACTACTTTGACATTGTCAATGGCCCACAGATATGACCAATTGCCATCAAAGCGAAAGCGGATCTGAGCATCTTGGACACCCGCTAGAGTGTTAGTCAGGTCTAGCGTTTGAGTGTTGATGTCAAAGCTACCGGTGTTGGAAGAATAAACTTCCTGCCAGGTTGAGCCGTTGTAAGCTTCAACTATCGCCTCACTAGCATTCTCACCCGTCGAAAAACCGCCGTAGAACTGGTCAAAGGTGAGAAAAACCCCCGAGGCTGTTGAGGCATTGAAGACCGGAGATTCAAAGGCAATATTCTCTGGAACATTGTCGTCTGAGAGCTTGTCACTGTCGTAAACCGCAACGGGATTGTCAAAATTGGGATTGTAAGGCTCACTGATCTCTGCGCGATTGCCCGGATTATCGAATCGCCAAACATCCGTTGCCGGGTTGCCTTCCAGCACCTCCGTTGTCCAACCCGGAGGAGGGG
This genomic window from Leptolyngbya sp. FACHB-261 contains:
- a CDS encoding M14 family zinc carboxypeptidase — translated: MSTSDLEDTTVFIDEDFSDASGSTPPPGWTTEVLEGNPATDVWRFDNPGNRAEISEPYNPNFDNPVAVYDSDKLSDDNVPENIAFESPVFNASTASGVFLTFDQFYGGFSTGENASEAIVEAYNGSTWQEVYSSNTGSFDINTQTLDLTNTLAGVQDAQIRFRFDGNWSYLWAIDNVKVVDALPIGVVAPTSLVGVSEDNVSDPLSFQFSLNSRPTSDVTLTFNADRSQLQAIAPITFTPDNWLIPQARTVTAVADDIEEGNEQTSSVEVTVSSEDSDYNGLIVNDVPVEITENVIPGFTSYRTVEQTYRDLSQLASANPNIASWIDIGDSYDKITPGGDPGYDLRVLELTNKNVTVPGDKPVLYVEAGIHAREYSTNEVLTRFAEYLVTNYGKNADITWILDYFQLDLNPVVNPDGRKFAEQGYSWRKNTNPKVPPGVDPAPFPDYGVDLNRNHDFRWGTVPGGSSGDPADLTYRGASPASEPETKAVEDFVGTLFPGRQGASQTTPADENASGLFIDLHSYGNTVLYPWGSTYDPAPNREGLRNLGLKFGYYTASNGTPYDIYQSIGLYPTDGTTDDWAYGTFGVPSYTWELGTDFFEPSEYFEESIAPQIIPALLYAAKSAYRPYQTADGPESVGVATDLGQVAAGTVPVVLSATGDDTRYADSNNEGLEEGTELPPSQDIAAARYSIDAPSWIPGTQLYSLRAADGNFNTSVEGLQASIDTSSLALGRHTIFVESQDGDGNWGVPSAVFLDVVAASEDATVIDGTDGRNTLIGGDGNEIFYGRAGNDTIRTGDGDDLILAGDGDDAAQGNAGDDVLYGGNGNDRLNGKGGDDSLYGNAGDDQLIGFKGDDLLDGGEGDDTLSGGEGRDQFVLRQGDGSDIIGDFKVNKDVLSLVDGLTFGDLTLTQRNGNTQLSIASDDELLATLVGVQVSTLGAGSFVAA